TGCGGGATCCCGCTCCACGAGTACACCCCCTCCCAGGTGAAGATGGCGGTGGTGGGCTACGGCAAGGCGGAAAAGCGCCAGGTGATGGACATGACCCGCCGCCTGCTGCACCTGAAAGCCGTCCCCCGGCCCGACGACGCCGCGGACGCCCTGGCCCTGGCCCTGTGCCATGCCCGGAGTGCCACGTCCCGCCTGCCCCTGCAGGACAGCAGGGTCAAGGAGACCATCTGAACAGTCAGGAACCGGACCGCTCCGCCGGACGCCGGAATTCCGAACTCCCAAGGAAGTGTGATTATCCATGTTTTACTATCTGGACGGCACCGTGGCAGAGATTCTGCCCTATCTGGCGGTCATCGACTGCGGCGGCGTGGGCTACGCCTGCAAGACCACCAACACCACTCTGGCCCAGCTGAAAAAGGGCCAGCGGGGGAAGCTCTACACCTATCTGGACGTGGGGGAGAACGCCTTCGGCCTGTACGGCTTCGCCACGGCCAACGAGCTGAACAGCTTCAAGCTGCTGATCGGCGTCAGCGGCGTGGGGCCCAAGGCGGCGCTGGCCATCCTCTCCGCCGCCACGCCGGAGTCCCTGGCCATGGCCATCGTCACCGGGGACGAGAAGAGCCTGACGGCGGCGCCGGGCGTGGGCAAGAAGATCGCCCAGCGGATCATCCTGGAGCTGAAGGACAAGATGGCCCGGGAGAGCGCCGCCACGGGGCTGGACTTCTCCGGCGGAGCCGCTGTGAGCGTCCCGGCCTTTACAAATAAGGCCACAGAGGCGGCCCAGGCCCTGGCGGTGCTGGGCTACACCAGCGCTGAGGTGGCCCAAGCGCTGAAGGGCGTGGACGTGGAAACTCTGTCTCTGGAGGAGATCATCCGCCAGTGCCTGAAAAAGATGGTGAAGTGAGTATGAAGATCCTGTCCGTGATTCTGCTCCTGGCCGCGCTGGCCATGGCCTTTCTTGCCATGATATTCGGAACCCGCTTTGCGGCCCTGCTCAATAAGGGCCAGCAGCGCCACGGCCTGCCGGAAAAAGAGCGGCGGCAGCGCAACCGCAGCGGCGCGGTGTTCGCCCTGTGCCTGTGCGCGGTGTTCGGCCTGGCCTGGCTGGCGGTGCATCTGTTCCAGGCGGGCTGACCGCCCCGGCCGGAATTTTGGAGCACATTCAGAGCACATGAGGAAGTGAACCCATGAGCATCGACTTTGGAAACGACATCTATGAAGAGCCCATCGTGGCCAAGACCTTCCTGCAGGAGGACGCCCAGGAGGGGTCCCTCCGGCCCAAGACCCTGCGGGAGTATATCGGCCAGGAGAAGGCGAAGGACAACCTGGCCGTGTTCATCCAGGCCGCCCAGAAGCGGGGAGAGGCCCTGGACCACGTGCTGCTCCACGGCCCGCCCGGCCTGGGCAAGACCACGCTGGCCGGGATCATCGCCCAGGAGATGGGGGCGGGCATCCGCATCACCTCGGGCCCGGCCATCGAGAAGCCCGGGGATCTGGCGGCGCTGCTGACGAACCTCAACGAGGGGGACATCCTCTTTGTGGACGAGATCCACCGGCTGAACCGGTCCGTGGAGGAGATCCTGTACCCGGCCATGGAGGACTACGCCCTGGACATCATCGTGGGCAAGGGCCCCAGCGCCAACTCCATCCGGCTGGACCTGCCCAGGTTCACCCTGATCGGCGCCACCACCCGGGCGGGGCAGCTGTCCGCGCCCCTGCGGGACCGGTTCGGCGTGACGCTGCGGCTGGAGCTGTACACGCCGGAGGAGCTCTCTCAGATCATCACCCGGTCCGCCGCCATTTTGAACGTGGACATCGTGCCGGAGGGCGCCTATGAGATCGCCCGCCGCAGCCGGGGCACGCCCCGGATCGCCAACCGGATGCTGCGCCGGGTCCGGGACTTCGCCCAGGTGAAGGCCGACGGCGTCATCACCAAGGATGTGGCGGACCAGGCCCTGTGCGCGCTGGAGATCGACCACCTGGGGCTGGACCCCATCGACCGGCGGATGCTGGGGGCCGTCATCGAGAACTACGGCGGCGGTCCCGTGGGCCTGGAGACCCTGGCCGCCACCATCGGCGAGGAGGCCGTGACTCTGGAGGACGTGTACGAGCCATACCTGATGCAGCTGGGCTTCCTGACCCGGACGCCCCGGGGCCGGTGCGTGACGGCGAAGGCATACCAGCACCTGCATAAGCCCATCCCTGGCGGCATGACGGCGGATCCGCCGGACATGGACCAGCTGACGCTGTGAGGAGGCGGTTTTCATGAAGCGGACCCTGGCGGAGCGCGTCGCATTTCTGATGCTGTCGGCGGCGCTGGCCGTCGGAGCCTGGGCCGTCACAGGCCGGGCTGCCTGCTCCGTGACGGCGCCCTATCAGTTTCCCGTCCAGCCCGGCACGCCGGAGTGGGTGGAGCTGTCCGCCAACGCCCGTCGTGCCGCCTGCCGCCTGCCGGCGGGGCTGGCAGAGCAGATGACCTCCGAGGCCCTGCTGGAGACGGCGCTGGACTATCCGTTCAACGCCTCCATGTATGTGTCCAGCGACCTGGAGGGGATGTTCGGAAAGCGGGCGGCCCTGGCGGGCAACGACGCCCTGGCGGAGCTGGTGACCCGGCCGGACGCGGAGGAAGTGATCGCCCGCGCGCTGGCGGCGCCTGCGGAGGCAGGGGAGGACCCCCTGCGGGGCGTGTATCTGGAGACCTTCTGCGCCTGGCTGCCGGAGCTGTCCAGGATGGCGGGCGTCTGAGGCGTCACAGGGGCAGGCCCCGGCCGGTGCGCAGGCCCAGCAGAAAGGCATGGATGGCGGTGAATTCCCGGGCCTTTTCGTAATCCGCCGCCATCTCAGAGGTGAGCTCTCCCTCCAGAAGGGAGAGGGGCATCTCGTAGTCATCCGGTGGGGCAGCGTCCAGCTGGGGGCGGATGTAGTGGGCGTACAGCCATTTCATGAAGTCGGACATTGCGAATGCTCCTTTCAAAATACAATGGATGCGTTGTGCTTAGCTGCAGTATAATACAACGGATACATCGTGTCAAGAGGTGACGATATGACATTGCAAGAGCGAATGCGGGAACTCCGCAAAGAGCGGAAGGAGACCCAGAGACAGGTGGCCGACGCCATCGGTGTGACGGATCGGCAGTACCAGCGGTTTGAGACCGGGGTCAATCTGCCTGGATTTGAAAATCTCGTGGGCATTGCGGACCACTTCGGCGTATCGCTGGATTATCTGGCCGGCCGGTCGGACCGGAGGGAAATGTAGAGGCGGGTTTCCCGCCGTTCAGAGGAACCTGCTCCTGCAGGGGGCGTACAGCCTTTTTACAAAGCCGGACATTGCGAATGCTCCTTTCTGCAAACAACTTTTAAGCTGTTTGCAGAAAGGATATATCACGACTTTTAGGTTGTGCCAAGGAGATCATATATGGAGTTTTATGAGCGAATGCGGGAACTCCGCAAAGAGCACGGCGAGACCCAAGCGCAGGTGGCCGCAGCCGCCGGAATGACAGACCGGCAGTATCAGCGGTTTGAAACAGGCAAACAAAAGCCGGGGTTTGACAGTCTGCTTGCCCTGGCGGACCACTTCGGCGTGTCGCTGGATTATCTGGCCGGGCGGTCGGACCGGAGGGAGATGTAGAGGTGGGTTTCCCGCCGTTCAGAGGAACCCGCTCCTGCAGGGGCGTGCGGCCCGTTTTTGGAGTCAGACATTGCGAATACTCCTTTCTCACGCTTCATAAAGCGTGAGAAAAATATAACACGCTCTGCGAAGCGTGTTAAGGGGGATTTATGGAACTAAACGAGCGATTGCGGGAACTCCGCAAGGAACAGGGCGAAACCCAAAAGCAGGTGGCCGCCGCCATCGGGATTGGGGAGCGGCCCTACCAATACTTGGAGTCCGGCGAGCACCGGCCCAGCCTGGACACGTTGATCGCCCTGGCGGACCACTTCGGCGTGTCGCTGGATTATCTGGCCGGCCGGTCGGACCGGCGGGAGTTGTAAAAGGCCGCCGTCCGGCGGCCTCGGGAATCTTTGCTCCCGCAAGGGGCTTGTTCAGCGGGATGCACCCCCCATTTTCTTTTCGGTCTTGCCCGAAAAGAAAACGGGCCGTGCACGGTCCAAAAGAAAAGAACGCTTTTGGCCGCAACTCTGCACGGGCGTGCAAAGTTGCTGTACGGGGGTTGGCGTGAGATGGTGCCTGCGTGTTTGCGAGGACTGGCCAACGGGCGCGGCGGGGTGCGGTACAGGCTTGAACGCTGATTCCCGCGGCGTGGATGCGGAGGTCAACGGGGTGCAAGGACGCATTTGACCAGCTCCTCTTTCTGCGCGTTCCGCTTCGCTACGCGCTGCCCTGGCGGTCGTAGGGGCCGATGCCTTTATCGGCAGCTCCCGCGCGGGACAGCTAGCGGCAGCGAAAAGAGAAGCAGCTCCATGCGATGACCACCCCGACGACCTCCGCACGATCCGCCACGGGACGGCAGTTGGAGAAATCGCAGAAGAGTATAGCGTGCCCGAAGGCCGGGCCAAATCGGCGCTTGCACCGATCCGCCGCCCCCCGTCGCGCGGAGGGCCACTGCACCGGAGCGCGCCAACGCTTTTCTCTTTGGACCGTGCACGGCCCGTTTCTCTTTTGGCACGACAAAAGAGAAACGGGGGGTGCATCCGCCCAGCCATCAACATAGCTGAATCCCCGTCCCATGGGGACGGTCACATCATAAGAAACAAACGAGGTAATATCAATGGGCAAACTATTTGGAACCGACGGCATCCGCGGCGTGGTGGGGGAGAACCTCACTGCCGACATGGCCTTCCGCGTGGGGCAGGCCGTGGGCACTGTTCTGATGGAGGACAAGGGCAGCCGCCCCACCGTGGTGATCGGCAAGGACACCCGCATCTCCTCCGACATGCTGGAGTCCGCCCTGATGGCGGGGCTCTGCTCCGTGGGCAGCGACGTAAAGCCGGTGGGCACCATTCCCACCCCGGCGGTGGCCTATCTCACCGTGCAGGAAAAGGCGGACGCGGGCATCGTGATCTCCGCCAGTCACAACCCCTATGAGCACAACGGCATCAAGGTCTTCAGCGGACAGGGCTACAAGCTCTCCGACAGCGTGGAGGCCCGGATCGAGGAGAAGATCCTCTCCCAGGAGCCCATGAAGCTCCGAACCCGGGGGGAGATCGGCCGCCGCCACCACGGTATGCGCCAGCTGAAGCGGGACTATATCGACTTCGTGGCCTCCACCATCGAGTCCGATCTGGCGGGGCTGAAAATCCTGGCGGACTGCGCCAACGGCGCTGCCAGCGCCACCGCGCCGGAGCTGTTCGGCCGCTTCAAGGCCCGGACGGACTTCATCCACCGGGACCCGGACGGGGTGAACATCAACAGCCACTGCGGCTCCACCCACCTGGAGGACCTGGCCGCCGCCGTGGTGCGGGGCGGCTATGACATCGGCGTGGCCTTTGACGGGGACGCGGACCGCTGCCTGCTGGTGGACGAGACCGGCGGCGTCATCGACGGCGACAAGGTCCTGGCGGTGTGCGCCCTGGACATGAAGCGCCGGGGAAAGCTCAACGGCAACGCCCTGGTGGCCACGGTGATGAGCAACCTGGGCCTCCACGAGTTCTGCCGGAACAACGGCATCGACCTGCTCTGCACGGATGTGGGCGACCGGAACGTGCTGGAGAAGATGCTGGAGCGGGACTACCGCATCGGCGGGGAGCAGTCCGGCCACACCATCTTCACCGATGTGGAGACCACCGGCGATGGTGAAGTGACGG
This DNA window, taken from Dysosmobacter welbionis, encodes the following:
- the ruvA gene encoding Holliday junction branch migration protein RuvA; protein product: MFYYLDGTVAEILPYLAVIDCGGVGYACKTTNTTLAQLKKGQRGKLYTYLDVGENAFGLYGFATANELNSFKLLIGVSGVGPKAALAILSAATPESLAMAIVTGDEKSLTAAPGVGKKIAQRIILELKDKMARESAATGLDFSGGAAVSVPAFTNKATEAAQALAVLGYTSAEVAQALKGVDVETLSLEEIIRQCLKKMVK
- the ruvB gene encoding Holliday junction branch migration DNA helicase RuvB, coding for MSIDFGNDIYEEPIVAKTFLQEDAQEGSLRPKTLREYIGQEKAKDNLAVFIQAAQKRGEALDHVLLHGPPGLGKTTLAGIIAQEMGAGIRITSGPAIEKPGDLAALLTNLNEGDILFVDEIHRLNRSVEEILYPAMEDYALDIIVGKGPSANSIRLDLPRFTLIGATTRAGQLSAPLRDRFGVTLRLELYTPEELSQIITRSAAILNVDIVPEGAYEIARRSRGTPRIANRMLRRVRDFAQVKADGVITKDVADQALCALEIDHLGLDPIDRRMLGAVIENYGGGPVGLETLAATIGEEAVTLEDVYEPYLMQLGFLTRTPRGRCVTAKAYQHLHKPIPGGMTADPPDMDQLTL
- a CDS encoding helix-turn-helix domain-containing protein, with protein sequence MTLQERMRELRKERKETQRQVADAIGVTDRQYQRFETGVNLPGFENLVGIADHFGVSLDYLAGRSDRREM
- a CDS encoding helix-turn-helix domain-containing protein; translation: MEFYERMRELRKEHGETQAQVAAAAGMTDRQYQRFETGKQKPGFDSLLALADHFGVSLDYLAGRSDRREM
- a CDS encoding helix-turn-helix domain-containing protein encodes the protein MELNERLRELRKEQGETQKQVAAAIGIGERPYQYLESGEHRPSLDTLIALADHFGVSLDYLAGRSDRREL
- the glmM gene encoding phosphoglucosamine mutase: MGKLFGTDGIRGVVGENLTADMAFRVGQAVGTVLMEDKGSRPTVVIGKDTRISSDMLESALMAGLCSVGSDVKPVGTIPTPAVAYLTVQEKADAGIVISASHNPYEHNGIKVFSGQGYKLSDSVEARIEEKILSQEPMKLRTRGEIGRRHHGMRQLKRDYIDFVASTIESDLAGLKILADCANGAASATAPELFGRFKARTDFIHRDPDGVNINSHCGSTHLEDLAAAVVRGGYDIGVAFDGDADRCLLVDETGGVIDGDKVLAVCALDMKRRGKLNGNALVATVMSNLGLHEFCRNNGIDLLCTDVGDRNVLEKMLERDYRIGGEQSGHTIFTDVETTGDGEVTALQFLQVLARSGEKASSLVSCCAVYPQVLVNVEVPHSGGVKEAIMASPALAEAVKREEEALAGAGRVLVRPSGTEALIRVMVEAKTTQIAQAVADRLADFIKSQKK